From the Glycine max cultivar Williams 82 chromosome 11, Glycine_max_v4.0, whole genome shotgun sequence genome, the window CAAAATTTGATGCCTCTAGATTGAACAGATTTATTACTGAGCCTAGCGAATGGGAGTAGTTTTTGGCTTTGTCTGAAATATGAACGTGCTTTGAAATACAGTCTTTATTTGGTATCTAACTGAATCTCACAGGCAAAAATGTGTGTATCTGTACCTTGACACTGATTTGCAACTGCAGGTTTTTGTTGCTCTTCTCAGGACCTGCCAACCGGAAAATAAAATGTTGGTCAAGCAGGCTCTTGACATTCTAATGCCAGCACTGCCTCGACGTTTGCCCCTTGGTGATTCTCGGATGCCAATATGGATAAGATATACCAAGAAAATCCTTGTTGAAGAAGGTCATTCAATTCCGAATCTTATTCACATATTCCAACTAATTGTCCGCCATTCCGATCTCTTCTACAGCTGCAGAGCACAGTTTGTTCCTCAGATGGTGAATTCTCTTAGTCGCCTAGGATTGCCTTATAATACCACAGCAGAGAACAGACGTCTTGCCATTGAACTTGCTGGATTAGTTGTTAACTGGGAGAGGCAAAGGCAAAATGAGATGAAAGTTGTTACTGATTCTGATGCACCTAGCCAAATCAATGATGTCTTTAATCCTAGCTCAGCTGATTCTAAGCGATCTGTCGATGGGTCTACATTTCCAGAAGATGCAAGTAAGCGAGTAAAGCCAGAGCCTGGTCTGCAATCCCTATGTGGTGTCATGTCACCTGGTGGTCCTTCATCAATCACTAACATTGAAACCCCTGGATCTGCCAGTCAACCTGATGAAGAATTTAAACCAAATGCTGCAAtggaggaaatgattattaattttcttatcagAGTGAGGCTTACTTCTAACCTGTTTTTTTACATTTCACATGGTGatgattttttacatttatgaaAACACTATCCAATATTTTATGCTGTGAATTTGATGATGTTGGTACTTGCATTGCCATACtatctttcttttattctaaaaatgatttatgatttataGCTTGTGTAGCTCTTATCTGCCATTGTTATGTATTAATGGTTCAAAGGGTAACATGATTTTCTTAGTATTTCAATATTCACTTGCCTAACTCAGACTTTTCTAAGTAGTAGCTGTATTGTGTCATAGTAATATCTCCCTTCCATGTATCTATGTGGACACTGCATggacaacaaatatttttagttgtatttttgtaagttttttttcttccttaaacTTTTATGCCAATAAAAATTGGATAAGTTTTAACATTTTATGATGTTTGCAATGACTCGtgctcattttcaaaatatgtattctGATATTCTCTTgttataaaagatatttttatgttagttttagattttgattttatatgttatattataAGTGTGTCATTcctaattgatttttaaaattagaaatccTTGTGTCCTGTGTCATATTTGTGCTTCCTAGTCACCTGCCCTTTGAGGTCTAGAGATGACAAGTATGATGCTGAGGCAAAAGTATGATtgcttgctgaaaagattcTCAATGTATACTCAACAACCCCTTCTAGAATATTCCATTTCTGAGGATGTTATCAATTATTGTCTCTGATTTTTGGGATCAGGTTGCGCTAGTCATAGAGCCAAAGGACAAAGAAGCAAGTGCCATGTACAAACAAGCTTTGGAGCTACTTTCACAAGCTTTGGAAGTGTGGCCGAAtgcaaatgtaaaatttaattatttggaaAAACTTCTGAGCAGTATACAGCCATCTCAAGCAAAGGATCCATCCACTGCACTGGCACAGGGTTTAGATGTCATGAACAAAGTTTTAGAGAAACAACCTCACTTGTTTATAAGAAATAACATTAACCAGATTTCTCAAGTAGGGCATtgttaccttttgttttttttatttatttgctgaATGATTCAATTTTTATAGTGGGTAATTGTTTTTCCTCCCAGATTCTTGAACCATGTTTCAAGCATAAACTTTTAGATGCTGGCAAATCTTTTTGCTCACTATTGAAGATGATTTTTGTTGCTTTTCCTCAAGAAGCAACTACCACACCTGCTGATGTTAAGTTGTTGCACCAGAAGCTTGATGATTTGATACAGAAGCATGTTACCACTGTCACAGCTCCTCAAACGTCTAGTGATGATAATAATGCTAGTTCAATTAGTTTCCTATTGCTTGTCATAAAAACCTTGACAGAGGTACAAAGGAACTTTGTTGATCCCTTAATTTTGGTTCGCATTCTCCAGCGGCTGCAACGTGATATGGGTTCATCGGCAGGCTCTCATTCAAGACAAGtatgtttgttttccttttgaattaatattttttttattgaagtctaggattaaaatgaattttctattaaaataaaaattgtagaaGCAAAAGGAATTAGAGTTAGAATTTAGAGGTAAAATATGCATGATAAATCAGTAAACACATACATGCATTAAATTATgttcattattaattttaaaaaatatcatttgtcTAATCAGTACTATTCACCTGAGTCAGTTAAGGCTAATGATACTAACTATAGATGTGCTTAATTTTAATCAGAGTGAAGTTGTTAAGTGTTTATGTCTAttcctatatttattttttggatacatgccaatttttgtttatatcttTCATATATGctggttgaaaataaaattccatTGTGTAATCTAGTAACACCTACCCTGCAGCCTTGCTCTTTCTAGCAAAGCAGGCATTCCCTGTGCGGCTGTGCCTTTTTGCTTCCTCTGTTACTTTAGTCTGATTAAATCGAGTCTATCTAGTGTGATTAACATATCTTGTCTTATTGATTGTGTGATTTGTTTTTGGTTAAAATCTATAACAATTAtgcttgatttatttttctgtttcaaATCTTTTTTGACTAAATAAAGTTTCTTACATTATTAGGGTCAGAGAACAGATCCAGATTCAGCGGTCACGTCTTCTCGTCAAGGTGCTGATGTTGGAGCAGTTAtttcaaatctaaaatcaattttgaaacttatcACTGATAGAGTGATGGTTGTTTCCGAGTGCAAGCGATCTGTATCTCAAATATTGAATGCTTTACTCTCAGAGAGAGGAATTGATGCTAGTGTACTTCTTTGCATACTTGATGTGGTTAAAGGGTGGATTGAAGATGACTTCTGTAAACAAGGAACTTCAGTCACACCAAGTTCTTTTCTCACTCCTAAGGAGATAGTTTCTTTTCTTCATAAGCTGTCACAAGTAGATAAACAAAACTTCACACCTGTGGCTCTCAATGAGTGGGACAGGAAATATCTTGAACTTCTTTATGGGATTTGTGCAGATTCAAATAAGTAAGTTTATTCATCTTAAGTTTGTATGTGCTATGCTTGAATTGTATTCTgtcttgattatttttaaataatttccaGATATCCTTTACCCTTGCGTCAAGAGGTTTTTCAGAAGGTGGAAAGGCTATTTATGCTTGGTTTACGAGCCAGAGATCCTGAAGTTAGGATGAAATTCTTCTCTCTCTATCATGAGTCTCTCAGGAAAACACTTTTTACCAGACTTCAATTTATTATCCAAATTCAAGACTGGGGGGCTTTGAGTGATGTTTTCTGGCTCAAACAAGGCCTTGATCTTCTCCTGGCAATATTAGTTGAGGATAAGCCTATTACACTAGCTCCAAATTCTGCCAGGGTTCAACCACTTTTAGTTTCAAGTTCTATTCTGGAATTATCTGGGATGCCACACAAGGTAAATGATGTATCTGAAGGATCTGAGGATGCTCCACTAACGTTTGAGACCCTTGTGCTTAAGCATGCCCAGTTTCTTAACAGCATGAGCAAACTCCAGGTAAACTAAATGTTTAATGACTAAGGTTTTAAGTACCACTTGTCTGTCATAGTTAAGGTTGTATATCTTTAGTTTTATTGCCTTGGTTATTTTATTACGTAATGAAGGTCCAAGATATAGTAGTGGCACAGTACTATGGAAAAATCCCTATATTTTAATGTGAAGAACATTGTTTAAATggtgaaaactttttttttggcattttccTTTGGATTTGTCAAATTGAAGAGGACTATGATCCTATCTCTGTTTCCTGTGACACCCATTGTTAATTTGTAACTATCTGTTGTGCAATTATTGGTGAATATTTTACTGTCTCTCAATGATAAAAATTCTTCCAGGTGGCTGATCTATTAATTCCATTGAGAGAGTTAGCCCATACAGATGCTAATGTTGCATACCATTTGTGGGTATTGGTATTTCCAATTGTCTGGGTTACATTGCTTAAAGAAGAACAAGTAACACTTGCTAAACCAATGATTAATCTTTTGTCTAAAGATTACCATAAGAGGCAGCAAGCCAGCAGACCAAATGTTGTGCAAGCTCTATTAGAAGGTCTTCAGTTGAGCCATCCTCAACCCAGAATGCCAAGTGAGCTTATTAAATATATTGGGAAAACTTATAATGCATGGCACATTGCACTGGCTTTGCTGGAAAGTCATGTTATGTTGTTTCCAAATGATTCCAAATGCTCCGAGTCTCTGGCTGAGCTCTATCGTTTGCTCAATGAAGAGGATATGAGATGTGGGTTGTGGAAGAAGAGATCAGTCACTGCAGAAACCCGGGCTGGGCTTTCTCTTGTTCAGCATGGTTACTGGCACCGTGCCCAAAGCCTCTTCTATCAAGCCATGGTGAAGGCAACTCAAGGAACATATAATAATACTGTACCCAAGGCTGAGATGTGTCTATGGGAAGAGCAATGGTTATATTGTGCTAGTCAACTTAGTCAATGGGATGCACTAGCTGACTTTGGCAAGAGTGTTGAGAACTATGAAATTCTGCTTGACAGTCTTTGGAAACTGCCTGACTGGACGTATATGAAGGAGCATGTCATTCCCAAGGCTCAAGTGGAAGAAACTCCAAAGCTTCGTCTAATTCAAGCATACTTTGCTCTtcatgataaaaatacaaatggtGTGGGGGATGCTGAGAATATGGTAGGTAAAGGTGTTGATCTTGCTCTAGAACAATGGTGGCAGCTGCCTGAAATGTCTGTTCATTCCAGAATTCCTCTTCTGCAGCAATTCCAACAAATAGTTGAAGTTCAAGAGTCAGCTAGGATTCTAATGGATATTTCCAATGGAAATAAACTCTCTGGAAATTCGGTGGTTGGTGTGCAAGGAAACCTTTATGCTGATCTCAAGGACATCCTTGAGACGTGGAGACTAAGAACTCCAAATGAATGGGATAATATGTCTGTTTGGTATGATTTGCTGCAGTGGAGGAATGAAATGTACAACTCTGTCATAGACGCTTTCAAAGATTTTGGCACCACAAATTCAGCACTTCATCATCTTGGTTACCGTGACAAAGCATGGACTGTCAACAGGCTTGCTCACATTGCTCGTAAGCAAAGCCTTTTTGATGTTTGTGTCACCATACTTGAAAAATTATATGGCCATTCAACCATGGAAGTGCAGGTATGGTAACCACTTTTGTTGTAGTTAGAGAATTCTTTGCTTTCATCATTATGTCAGTATCTATACATTTTGAATTAAATACGAGCCTATTCTTTGGGGTGGCTTTACATTCATTTATATTGATAATTGTTCTGATAATTTTTTGACCTTATCATCATATGTCAAGTTCtgttttttgattaatttgaatgGTATTTGTGTATACATAGGAATTCTTAACAATTATAATTGAACATATACACATAACATTAGTAATAGTATACCTGTTTTATTTCCAGAGTATGTGTCCATATTTGACTACAGTGAACTCTGATATTTGAGAGCTTGTGTAGACTTTATTTGATCTGCTCTTTTTGATGTATTTACAGGAAGCATTTGTTAAGATAACTGAACAGGCAAAGGCATACCTAGAAAATAAGGGAGAACTTACAAATGGTATTAATCTGATCAACAGCACAAATCTAGAGTATTTTCCTGCAAAGCACAAGGCTGAAATTTTCCGTCTGAAAGGGGATTTCTTGTTAAAATTGAATGATTCTGAGTCTGCTAATCTTAACTATTCAAATGCCATTAGTCTTTTCAAAAACTTGCCTAAAGGATGGATAAGCTGGGGAAACTACTGCGATATGGTAACTACTCATCTGCTTTTCATGTTGTTACTTTCTATGACCATTACGTATTAACTTGAGCTTTGTACTTATCTGTCATCTACTTCAAATAGGCTTACAGAGAAACTCAGGATGAGATTTGGTTGGAATATGCTGTCAGCTGCTTATTGCAAGGTATAAAATTTGGTGTGTCCAATTCAAGAAGCCATCTTGCTCGTGTGCTTTATCTTCTTAGCTTTGATACTCCTAATGAGCCTGTTGGAAGGTCATTTGATAAGTACTATGAACAAGTACCACATTGGGTTTGGCTTTCTTGGATTCCACAGCTCTTACTCTCCCTGCAGAGAACAGAAGCTCCTCACTGTAAACTTGTTCTTCTGAAGATTGCAACATTGTATCCTCAGGTGATTGTTTGCATAATTGCTTTTGTACATAGCAAATGTTATGTAGATCCTAAATTATCTTGAGTTTCTTCTCCTGAATTTCAGGCTCTGTATTATTGGTTGCGCACATACTTACTGGAACGACGTGATGTTGCCAATAAATCTGAACTTGGTAGAATAGCAATGGCTCAACAAAGAACTCAACAAAGTATTTCTGGTACTAGTGTTGGTTCTCTTGGTGGGTTGACTGATGGAAATGCAAGAGTACAAGGTCAAGCTGGCAGTAACTTGCCATCTGATATTCAAGCTCACCAAGGCTCCCAGCCGGCAGGTGGAATTGGATCTCATGATGGTGGAAACTCACATGGGCAAGAACCCGAAAGGTCTACAAGTGCAGAAAGCAGCATGCACAACGGAAATGACCAACCTTTGCAGCAAGGTTCTGGAAATGAAGGTGGTCAAAATACTTTAAGACGTCCTGGTGCTTTAGGATTTGTGGCTTCAGCTGCCAATGCTTTTGATGCTGCAAAAGATATAATGGAGGCTCTTCGGGGAAAACATGCTAATTTGGCTAGTGAACTTGAGGTGATCTTCTTTCAGgcattttaagtttatttgctTTGTTTAACAGTAACGCTATGCAACCTCACCATCTCCCACCCTTTCTCCCGGTTGCATGCGTAAAAGAGTTCTGCTCTTTGcctcaaaattaaactaaagtaTTGCTGCTTGGGAATTAGGACAAACGATGAGACAACTGTGAACAAAGGCACATGAAGAACagtatatatttgataaaaacttGGATATGTAGCAGCATTTTCTACATGTTTTGAATTATGAcaacattttattttgcagATCCTGCTAACAGAAATTGGTTCAAGGTTTGTCACTCTTCCAGAAGAGAGACTTTTGGCAGTGGTTAATGCTTTGCTCCACCGCTGCTACAAATATCCGACTGCTACAACTGCAGAAGTCCCTCAGTCTCTCAAGAAAGAGCTCTCGGGTGTTTGTAGGGCTTGCTTTTCTGCTGATGCTGTAAATAAGCATGTTGATTTTGTGAGGGAGTACAAACAGGATTTTGAACGTGATCTTGATCCAGAAAGCATTACTACTTTCCCATCTACCCTGTCTCAACTGACTGAGCGGTTGAAACACTGGAAAAATGTTCTTCAAAGCAATGTTGAGGATAGGTTTCCAGCAGTATTAAAGttggaagaagaaagcaaggtGTTGCGGGACTTTCACGTTATTGATGTTGAAGTTCCAGGGCAATATTTCACTGACCAGGTGactgcttttgatttttttttcaaacaatgcCAGAAGCTATGGATCTTGATTAAAATAACCTCGAGTTGACTTGGGGAGTATTTGGTGCATCCCATACTGATTCTtagttatcttattttcttCCAGGAAATTGCACCAGATCATACCGTGAAGTTGGATAGGGTTGCAGCTGATATTCCAATTGTGCGGAGGCATGGGAGCAGTTTCCGGCGCTTGACTCTAATTGGCTCTGATGGTTCCCAACGTCATTTTATTGTCCAGACATCTTTGACTCCCAATGCTAGAAGTGATGAACGCATACTGCAGCTTTTCCGTGTGATGAACCAAATGTTTGAGAAGCACAAGGAATCAAGACGCCGTCACATATGCATTCACACACCGATAATTATTCCTGTTTGGTCCCAGgttagttaaattaattttcccTGTACATTATTGTATCTTTTTTTCACTTCTATTTCTTTTAGAGAGATGGACTCATGACCTTGATTGCAATCAAGACTACCATGACTGCAAATGAAACCTTTACCTACTTAAAAGTATATTCTAATaatcttaattgaatttttGTGTGGACAGGTTCGCATGGTAGAAGATGATTTGATGTATAGCACTTTCCTCGAGGTCTATGAGAATCATTGTGCAAGGAATGACCGTGAGGCTGATCTTCCAATAACCTATTTCAAGGAGCAATTGAACCAAGCTATATCTGGCCAAATATCACCAGAAGCTGTTGTGGATCTTCGTCTGCAAGCCTATAATGAAATAACTAAAAATCTAGTTAATGACAACATCTTTTCACAGTATATGTACAAAACTCTACCTAGTGGCAACCATAGTTGGGCTTTCAAGAAGCAATTCGCCATCCAGTTAGCCCTTTCGAGTTTCATGTCCTTCATGCTGCAAATTGGTGGGAGATCCCCGAACAAGATCTTGTTTGCAAAGAACACtggaaaaatatttcaaactgATTTTCATCCTGCATATGATGCAAATGGATTGATTGAGTTTAATGAGCCAGTCCCATTTAGGCTGACAAGGAACATGCAAGCCTTCTTCTCCCATGGAGTGGAAGGCCTTATTGTATCTTCAATGTGTGCTGCTGCACAGGCTGTGGCTTCACCTAAAGTGAGAACTGagaatacatacatacatacatgcaTAAACTTGAATGcttttcaatatcaatattttgattttaattcatGTTATGCAAGATCACCAATTGATTTGTTCTTAAATTACTGGTATTGCAGCAAAGTCAGCACCTATGGCATCACCTAGCAATGTTTTTCCGTGACGAGCTACTGTCTTGGTCTTGGAGAAGACCGCTTGGTATGCCCATGGCCCCTATGGCTGCAGGTGGTACTATGAGTCCTGTTGACTTCAAACAGAAAGTTATCACAAATGTGGAACATGTTATTACAAGGGTTAAGGGAATTGCTCCTCAGAATTTTTCTGAAGAGGTGAGCACTAACAAAATTGCGTTCCCTTTTCAATTTTCTGAAATTATTTAACCTTTTCTTTAATTCATTTGGAAATTCTACAATCAGGTTTcc encodes:
- the LOC100800422 gene encoding transformation/transcription domain-associated protein isoform X1, which produces MSPVQNFEQHSRHLVEADLPIPARLQMVMEVRDSLEIAHTAEYLNFLKCYFRAFSAILLQITKPQFVDNQEHKLRNIVVEILNRLPHSEVLRPFVQDLLKVAMQVLTTDNEENGLICIRIIFDLLRNFRPTLENEVQPFLDFVCKIYQNFKLTVSHFFDNMAMTGEDVKPMETSLSDQGINNTTATGSLLNPSTRSFKIVTESPLVVMFLFQLYSRLVQANIPQLLPLMVAAISVPGPERVPPHLKTHFIELKGAQVKTVSFLTYLLKSYADYIRPHEESICKSIVNLLVTCSDSVSIRKELLISLKHVLGTDFRRGLFPLIDTLLEERVLVGTGRACFETLRPLAYSLLAEIVHHVRQDLSLSQLSRIIYLFSSNMHDASLSLSIHTTCARLMLNLVEPIFEKGVDQQSTDEARILLGRILDAFVGKFSTFKRTIPQLLEEGEEGKDRATLRSKLELPVQAVLALQVPVEHSKEVNDCKHLIKTLVMGMKTIIWSITHAHSPRPQALVSPSSNLSPPQGVRGMREDEVCKASGVLKSGVHCLALFKEKDEEREMLHLFSQILAIMEPRDLMDMFSLCMPELFECMISNTQLVHIFSTLLAAQKVYRPFADVLVNFLVSSKLDVLKQPDSPAAKLVLHLFRFIFGAVAKAPSDFERILQPHAPVIMEFCMKNATEVERPLGYMQLLRTMFKALSGCKYELLLRDLVPMLQPCLNMLLAMLEGPTAEDMRDLLLELCLTLPARLSSLLPYLSRLMKPLVLCLTGSDELVSLGLRTLEFWVDSLNPDFLEPIMASVMSEVILALWSHLRPAPYPWGAKALQLLGKLGGRNRRFLKEPLALECKENPEHGLRLILTFEPATPFLVPLDRCINLAVEAVMNKNCGMDAFYRKQALKFLRVCLSSQLNLPGNVADEGSTSKQLSALLVSTVDQSSRRSELMEVKADLGVKTKTQLMAEKSVFKILLMTVIAANGGADLTDPTDDFVVNICRHFAVIFHIDSSSSNVSAAALGGSSLSNSVHVGSRLKSNACSNLKELDPLIFLDALVDVLADENRLHAKAALGALNVFAETLVFLARSKHTDFIMSRGPGTPMIVSSPSMNPVYSPPPSVRVPVFEQLLPRLLHCCYGLTWQAQMGGIMGLGALVGKVTVETLCLFQVRIVRGLIYVLKKLPIYASKEQEETSQVLTQVLRVVNNADEANSEARKQSFQGVVDFLAQELFNQNASIIVRKNVQSCLALLASRTGSEVSELLEPLYQPFLQPLIVRSLKLKTVDQQVGTVTALNFCLALRPPLLKLTPELVNFLQEALQIAESDDNAWVAKFINPKVMTSLTKLRTACIELLCTTMAWADFKTPNHSELRAKIISMFFKSLTCRTPEIVAVAKEGLRQVINQRMPKELLQSSLRPILVNLAHTKNLSMPLLLGLARLLELLSNWFNVTLGGKLLEHLKRWLEPEKLAQSQKSWKAGEEPKIAAAIIELFHLLPPAASKFLDELVTLTIDLEGALPPGQVYSEINSPYRLPLTKFLNRYSPLAVDYFLARLSEPKYFRRFMYIIRLEAGQPLRDELAKSPQKILASAFSEFPIKSDVTVAPASTSTPSLLGEESVVAPSTDASNPPAPPPNATSDAYFQGLALIKTLVKLIPGWLQSNRSVFDTLVLVWKSPARISRLQKEQELNLVQVKESKWLVKCFLNYLRHDKNEVNVLFDILTIFLFHSRIDYTFLKEFYIIEVAEGYPPSMKKALLLHFLSLFQSKQLDHDHLVIVMQMLILPMLAHAFQNGQSWEVVDPSIIKTIVDKLLDPPEEVSAEYDEPLRIELLQLATLLLKYLQNDLVHHRKELIKFGWNHLKREDTASKQWAFVNVCHFLEAYQAPEKIILQVFVALLRTCQPENKMLVKQALDILMPALPRRLPLGDSRMPIWIRYTKKILVEEGHSIPNLIHIFQLIVRHSDLFYSCRAQFVPQMVNSLSRLGLPYNTTAENRRLAIELAGLVVNWERQRQNEMKVVTDSDAPSQINDVFNPSSADSKRSVDGSTFPEDASKRVKPEPGLQSLCGVMSPGGPSSITNIETPGSASQPDEEFKPNAAMEEMIINFLIRVALVIEPKDKEASAMYKQALELLSQALEVWPNANVKFNYLEKLLSSIQPSQAKDPSTALAQGLDVMNKVLEKQPHLFIRNNINQISQILEPCFKHKLLDAGKSFCSLLKMIFVAFPQEATTTPADVKLLHQKLDDLIQKHVTTVTAPQTSSDDNNASSISFLLLVIKTLTEVQRNFVDPLILVRILQRLQRDMGSSAGSHSRQGQRTDPDSAVTSSRQGADVGAVISNLKSILKLITDRVMVVSECKRSVSQILNALLSERGIDASVLLCILDVVKGWIEDDFCKQGTSVTPSSFLTPKEIVSFLHKLSQVDKQNFTPVALNEWDRKYLELLYGICADSNKYPLPLRQEVFQKVERLFMLGLRARDPEVRMKFFSLYHESLRKTLFTRLQFIIQIQDWGALSDVFWLKQGLDLLLAILVEDKPITLAPNSARVQPLLVSSSILELSGMPHKVNDVSEGSEDAPLTFETLVLKHAQFLNSMSKLQVADLLIPLRELAHTDANVAYHLWVLVFPIVWVTLLKEEQVTLAKPMINLLSKDYHKRQQASRPNVVQALLEGLQLSHPQPRMPSELIKYIGKTYNAWHIALALLESHVMLFPNDSKCSESLAELYRLLNEEDMRCGLWKKRSVTAETRAGLSLVQHGYWHRAQSLFYQAMVKATQGTYNNTVPKAEMCLWEEQWLYCASQLSQWDALADFGKSVENYEILLDSLWKLPDWTYMKEHVIPKAQVEETPKLRLIQAYFALHDKNTNGVGDAENMVGKGVDLALEQWWQLPEMSVHSRIPLLQQFQQIVEVQESARILMDISNGNKLSGNSVVGVQGNLYADLKDILETWRLRTPNEWDNMSVWYDLLQWRNEMYNSVIDAFKDFGTTNSALHHLGYRDKAWTVNRLAHIARKQSLFDVCVTILEKLYGHSTMEVQEAFVKITEQAKAYLENKGELTNGINLINSTNLEYFPAKHKAEIFRLKGDFLLKLNDSESANLNYSNAISLFKNLPKGWISWGNYCDMAYRETQDEIWLEYAVSCLLQGIKFGVSNSRSHLARVLYLLSFDTPNEPVGRSFDKYYEQVPHWVWLSWIPQLLLSLQRTEAPHCKLVLLKIATLYPQALYYWLRTYLLERRDVANKSELGRIAMAQQRTQQSISGTSVGSLGGLTDGNARVQGQAGSNLPSDIQAHQGSQPAGGIGSHDGGNSHGQEPERSTSAESSMHNGNDQPLQQGSGNEGGQNTLRRPGALGFVASAANAFDAAKDIMEALRGKHANLASELEILLTEIGSRFVTLPEERLLAVVNALLHRCYKYPTATTAEVPQSLKKELSGVCRACFSADAVNKHVDFVREYKQDFERDLDPESITTFPSTLSQLTERLKHWKNVLQSNVEDRFPAVLKLEEESKVLRDFHVIDVEVPGQYFTDQEIAPDHTVKLDRVAADIPIVRRHGSSFRRLTLIGSDGSQRHFIVQTSLTPNARSDERILQLFRVMNQMFEKHKESRRRHICIHTPIIIPVWSQVRMVEDDLMYSTFLEVYENHCARNDREADLPITYFKEQLNQAISGQISPEAVVDLRLQAYNEITKNLVNDNIFSQYMYKTLPSGNHSWAFKKQFAIQLALSSFMSFMLQIGGRSPNKILFAKNTGKIFQTDFHPAYDANGLIEFNEPVPFRLTRNMQAFFSHGVEGLIVSSMCAAAQAVASPKQSQHLWHHLAMFFRDELLSWSWRRPLGMPMAPMAAGGTMSPVDFKQKVITNVEHVITRVKGIAPQNFSEEEENVMDPPQPVQRGVTELVEAALNPRNLCMMDPTWHPWF